The Methanomassiliicoccales archaeon genome has a window encoding:
- a CDS encoding pyridoxamine 5'-phosphate oxidase family protein, whose amino-acid sequence MKGNNRSNEGQKIIQSIINGAKICRIALCDGGKAYIIPMSFGYDGKRIYLHSSEKGKKVELMRKSTSICFELESHVEIRESSVPCRFGMDYKSVVGYGKLVFLSSIREKKEALLTIMEHYTGKREFEFNEEVMRRTLVIAIDIEEMTYRISEKTLLQPEN is encoded by the coding sequence ATGAAGGGCAATAATAGGAGCAATGAGGGTCAAAAGATAATCCAATCAATCATTAATGGGGCAAAAATCTGCAGAATTGCGCTCTGCGACGGCGGAAAGGCATACATTATACCAATGAGTTTCGGCTATGATGGCAAGCGCATTTATCTACACTCATCAGAAAAGGGAAAAAAGGTCGAGCTGATGAGAAAGAGCACAAGTATCTGTTTCGAACTCGAATCTCATGTTGAAATTAGAGAGAGCAGCGTTCCCTGCAGGTTTGGAATGGATTACAAGAGCGTGGTAGGTTACGGAAAGCTCGTATTTCTCTCTTCGATTAGGGAAAAAAAGGAAGCTCTCTTGACAATAATGGAACATTACACTGGCAAAAGAGAGTTCGAATTCAATGAAGAAGTAATGAGGCGAACGCTCGTCATTGCAATTGACATCGAGGAAATGACCTACAGAATCTCAGAAAAGACTTTGCTGCAACCCGAGAACTAA
- a CDS encoding aldehyde ferredoxin oxidoreductase family protein, producing MYGYWGKILKIDLNSNKVSTQTFDEDFAKKWLGGVGFGIKICYDEIPAGADPLGPDNVFVLAVGPIQGQGILGSGRYTISFKSPLTGFWGQSTGGGYVAEELKKCGYDALVIKGAAKKPVWISIMDDKVEIHDASKLWGMNVHDTQEALWKEVGDKNAVVIPIGPAAENLVRYAALVTYDGHGNAGRMGGGAVLGSKKVKAIVLKGSKKITAKDPEKLKELKKKVAAAVKDNEFAKQNREEGQAMAVIPREQLSLLPMKNFSLGSWPEGARKIGSAGGEFNKVLKPKPDACSNCVMGCHRRVTIREGTPCDMDGYGPEYETLGMMGSNCLVDNLKAINYAGHLCNMYSMDTIEFGGVVGFAMEAYEKGYIKKEDLGFELKWGDGVAMCKLAKMIAMRSNPTARLLGEGLKVAAKKLGCPAIAVEKDNAVIPAHDPRAFFSMAVNYATGPRGPCHVTGFPEGSELGIPVPEYDLPPMDRFDDKLKGKAAVAWQDICQFDNALSFCLFYDFAGYTHQLKAEMINAITGWNYTTKQLFQEVGGRINQLCRMFALKHGYDPKRNDTLPPRMFEPLKEGGAAGKVPPLDKMLKEYYEARGWVNGIPTEETLKKFGLDFAIPDLKKVPDPKKWIWA from the coding sequence ATGTACGGGTATTGGGGAAAGATTTTAAAAATCGATCTAAACAGTAACAAGGTCTCCACGCAGACATTTGACGAAGATTTCGCAAAGAAATGGCTGGGGGGCGTCGGTTTCGGAATTAAGATCTGTTATGACGAAATCCCGGCAGGCGCCGACCCATTGGGACCGGACAACGTTTTCGTATTGGCGGTTGGACCAATTCAAGGTCAGGGAATTCTGGGATCGGGAAGATACACTATTTCGTTCAAGTCACCACTGACGGGATTTTGGGGGCAGTCTACTGGAGGAGGCTATGTTGCAGAGGAATTGAAAAAGTGCGGGTACGATGCGCTTGTCATCAAGGGAGCGGCGAAAAAGCCAGTCTGGATTTCGATCATGGACGACAAGGTCGAAATTCATGATGCGTCGAAACTTTGGGGCATGAACGTTCACGACACGCAAGAGGCACTTTGGAAAGAGGTGGGCGACAAAAACGCTGTCGTTATTCCAATCGGGCCTGCTGCTGAGAATCTTGTAAGGTATGCAGCGCTGGTCACTTATGATGGTCATGGTAATGCGGGGAGAATGGGCGGCGGAGCTGTCCTCGGCTCGAAGAAAGTTAAGGCTATTGTGTTGAAAGGTTCCAAGAAAATCACTGCAAAGGATCCAGAGAAACTCAAGGAATTGAAAAAGAAAGTTGCCGCTGCCGTTAAGGATAACGAATTTGCTAAGCAAAACCGTGAGGAAGGACAGGCCATGGCGGTTATCCCGAGGGAGCAATTAAGTCTATTGCCGATGAAGAACTTCTCTCTTGGATCCTGGCCAGAGGGTGCCCGGAAGATCGGATCCGCCGGTGGCGAATTCAACAAGGTATTGAAACCGAAGCCAGATGCATGCTCTAACTGTGTGATGGGCTGCCACAGGCGTGTGACCATCAGGGAAGGCACACCGTGCGACATGGATGGTTATGGACCTGAATATGAGACTCTGGGAATGATGGGTAGTAACTGTTTGGTAGACAACCTGAAGGCAATCAACTATGCGGGTCATCTCTGCAATATGTACAGCATGGATACGATTGAATTCGGTGGGGTGGTCGGATTTGCAATGGAAGCGTACGAGAAGGGCTACATCAAAAAGGAAGACCTCGGATTCGAGCTGAAATGGGGAGACGGTGTTGCAATGTGCAAGCTAGCAAAGATGATTGCGATGAGGTCGAATCCTACAGCTAGATTGCTCGGTGAGGGTCTAAAGGTTGCAGCTAAGAAGCTTGGATGCCCCGCGATCGCTGTTGAGAAGGACAACGCGGTTATACCTGCACACGATCCAAGGGCTTTCTTCTCGATGGCGGTTAACTACGCTACCGGTCCAAGAGGGCCGTGCCATGTAACTGGCTTCCCAGAAGGATCTGAGCTAGGTATTCCTGTGCCAGAATATGATCTGCCGCCGATGGATAGATTCGACGACAAACTAAAGGGAAAGGCTGCGGTTGCTTGGCAGGATATTTGCCAGTTTGACAATGCCTTAAGCTTCTGTCTATTCTATGACTTTGCTGGTTATACACACCAGTTGAAGGCTGAAATGATAAATGCAATCACCGGCTGGAACTACACTACCAAGCAATTATTCCAAGAGGTTGGCGGGAGGATTAACCAGCTTTGCAGAATGTTTGCGCTGAAACATGGGTATGATCCCAAGAGGAATGACACATTGCCTCCGAGAATGTTTGAACCCTTGAAAGAAGGTGGAGCTGCTGGTAAGGTTCCGCCGTTGGACAAAATGCTCAAGGAGTACTATGAGGCCCGGGGCTGGGTCAATGGTATTCCCACGGAAGAGACTTTGAAGAAGTTCGGGCTGGACTTCGCAATCCCTGATCTCAAGAAAGTTCCAGATCCCAAAAAATGGATTTGGGCGTAA